The proteins below come from a single Halomonas binhaiensis genomic window:
- a CDS encoding sodium:solute symporter family protein, with product MLNWLLLGVSAALLIALSLYSMRAAGDKEESGFLVANNSLGPFVAAATLVATGYSGFVFIGSPGVAYEYGSLELFSNTFYTPAFLIATLFFANYLRRKAATLGSRTIPEYIAQTHSSGQAGRWLQGIVALIILLLLGVFLVSQIKAIGLLVSGWLGVSPVMGALLITLLVIGYTMFGGLRAVAWTDAVMVLGMVLGSCIIAYVVFVEIGLGELIGKLNVIDPEFANPTTGAPYGDSPASAFLLLPYAFLWAAALPFMSVRFLAIKKDVSMARVGIWVTVLGLLLNFTPLAGLYAKAYFPDLATADLAMPTFLEHGVGPLMSSVITLFILFAMKSTANSLMHTVSTALSYDLRSALGRHEGFTTTMTFNRLMVLIVGICAFIGMAYLPPVMILWLGILGNGTLMASLFGVTLCSTFWQGNSTGAFASIAAGFGVSAYLLLGTDLGWVQGPLYGCLASAACYIGVSLATRQSAALAT from the coding sequence ATGTTGAACTGGCTACTGCTGGGGGTTTCAGCCGCGCTGCTGATTGCCCTGTCGCTCTATTCCATGCGTGCCGCGGGAGACAAGGAGGAATCCGGTTTCCTGGTGGCCAACAACTCTCTCGGCCCTTTCGTCGCGGCAGCCACCCTGGTCGCTACCGGCTACAGTGGCTTCGTGTTCATCGGCTCCCCCGGGGTGGCCTATGAATACGGCTCGCTCGAGCTGTTCTCGAACACCTTCTATACCCCGGCCTTCCTGATTGCCACGCTGTTCTTCGCCAACTACCTGCGCCGCAAGGCCGCTACGCTGGGCAGCCGGACAATCCCCGAATACATCGCCCAGACGCATTCCTCCGGACAGGCAGGACGCTGGTTACAAGGCATCGTGGCGCTGATCATTCTGTTGCTGCTGGGGGTATTCCTGGTATCCCAGATCAAGGCCATCGGCCTGCTGGTATCGGGATGGCTCGGGGTATCGCCGGTCATGGGTGCCTTGCTGATCACGCTGCTGGTCATCGGCTACACCATGTTCGGCGGCCTGCGTGCCGTGGCCTGGACCGATGCCGTCATGGTCCTGGGCATGGTGCTGGGCTCCTGCATCATCGCTTATGTGGTGTTCGTCGAAATCGGGCTTGGCGAACTGATCGGCAAGCTCAACGTCATCGATCCTGAATTTGCCAATCCCACCACTGGCGCGCCCTATGGCGACAGCCCGGCCTCCGCGTTTCTGCTGTTGCCCTATGCCTTCCTGTGGGCCGCTGCCCTGCCCTTCATGTCGGTACGCTTCCTGGCCATCAAGAAGGACGTGAGCATGGCGCGGGTGGGCATCTGGGTCACCGTGCTGGGTTTGCTGCTCAACTTCACACCCCTGGCGGGGCTGTATGCCAAGGCCTATTTCCCCGACCTGGCCACAGCCGACCTGGCCATGCCGACCTTCCTCGAACACGGTGTCGGCCCCTTGATGTCGAGCGTGATCACGCTGTTCATCCTGTTTGCCATGAAGTCGACGGCCAACTCGCTGATGCATACCGTATCGACCGCGCTGTCCTACGACCTGCGTTCCGCCCTGGGTCGACACGAAGGCTTCACCACCACCATGACCTTCAACCGCCTGATGGTGTTGATTGTCGGCATCTGCGCCTTCATCGGCATGGCCTATCTGCCACCGGTGATGATCCTGTGGCTGGGCATCCTCGGCAACGGCACCCTGATGGCTTCCCTGTTCGGCGTCACCCTGTGTTCGACCTTCTGGCAGGGCAACAGCACCGGCGCCTTCGCCTCCATCGCCGCTGGCTTTGGCGTCAGCGCCTACCTGTTGCTGGGCACGGATCTCGGCTGGGTACAGGGCCCGCTCTACGGCTGCCTCGCCTCCGCCGCCTGCTACATCGGCGTCAGCCTCGCCACTCGGCAAAGTGCCGCGTTGGCTACTTGA
- a CDS encoding type II toxin-antitoxin system VapB family antitoxin → MRITITMDDALYEQALEVADPGLDKPSDLLREALKTYVRVQAARRLAALGAAAPDTQDIPRRREEPSEP, encoded by the coding sequence ATGCGCATCACTATCACGATGGATGACGCCTTATACGAACAGGCGTTGGAAGTGGCCGACCCGGGACTGGATAAACCGTCGGACCTCTTGCGAGAGGCGTTGAAGACCTATGTGCGTGTACAGGCAGCCCGTCGTCTTGCCGCCCTAGGCGCTGCTGCACCGGACACGCAGGACATACCGCGCCGTCGCGAGGAACCGAGCGAGCCATGA
- the fusA gene encoding elongation factor G — translation MSDVERGPERIRNIALAGQAGVGKTRLAEALLEAAGESETSQLRKGTPLGDSQAQEAMLEHSITATPMGLTWGEAHINLIDTPGYADFQGMALSILPAVETVAVVIDAERGIDVSARRMMQWLAERGLCRLIVINRIDTAPERLPALLESLRDQFGPECLPLNLPAQGASRVVDCFFAPDGESDFGSVADVHEMLVDQVVELDEELMALYLEQGEALEPAQLHDPFEAALRQGHLVPICFVSATSGAGVVELLNVFERMMPNPLEGNPPPFLRAEVQKETGLKEEAELKQETEIKQETEFLAQPDPEAHVLAHVVRIEHDPYLGKVALFRVHQGTVTRDTRLFAGDARKPFRVGTLLRFQGRRPQEVERCGPGELCALTKVEEATLDSVLHDSHDEDHIRLRPVALPAPVFGLAIQTTRHGDEQRLSEALAKLVEEDPGLEVARDGVTQETVLRGLGELHLNTALERLGQRFRIEVTTSIPSIAYRETIAAPAEGHCRHKKQTGGAGQFGEVFLKVEPLSRGAGFEFSDTIRGGAIPSSLLPAVEKGVRQAMSSGALAGYPLQDVRVTVLDGKTHPVDSKEIAFVIAGRKAFLDAVGKASPLVLEPLAELAVDAPGGAMGDLTADLTTSRGRILDTRSLGDQVSFQALVPLAEVLDYPSRLNAMTGGAGTYSLRFSHYEPVPESVQRRLIKAYRSPDDEQDH, via the coding sequence GCCATGCTCGAACACTCCATCACCGCCACGCCCATGGGGCTCACCTGGGGCGAGGCGCATATCAATCTGATCGATACGCCTGGTTACGCCGACTTTCAGGGCATGGCGCTCTCCATTTTGCCTGCCGTGGAAACGGTGGCCGTGGTCATTGATGCCGAACGTGGTATCGACGTCAGTGCCCGGCGGATGATGCAGTGGCTCGCGGAGCGTGGTCTGTGCCGGCTGATCGTCATCAATCGTATCGATACCGCTCCCGAGCGCTTGCCGGCATTGCTGGAAAGCCTGCGCGACCAGTTCGGGCCGGAATGCTTGCCTCTCAATCTTCCGGCTCAGGGAGCGAGTCGAGTGGTGGATTGTTTCTTCGCTCCCGATGGCGAGTCGGATTTCGGTTCGGTGGCGGATGTCCACGAGATGCTGGTGGACCAGGTCGTGGAACTGGATGAAGAGCTGATGGCGCTATATCTGGAGCAGGGCGAGGCCCTTGAGCCGGCCCAACTGCATGATCCTTTCGAGGCCGCCCTGCGCCAGGGCCATCTGGTGCCGATCTGCTTTGTCTCAGCGACCAGCGGCGCCGGGGTCGTGGAACTGCTGAATGTCTTCGAACGCATGATGCCCAATCCGCTGGAGGGCAACCCGCCTCCTTTTTTACGCGCGGAGGTCCAGAAAGAGACAGGGCTCAAGGAAGAGGCAGAACTCAAGCAAGAAACCGAGATCAAGCAAGAAACCGAGTTCCTGGCCCAGCCTGATCCCGAGGCCCATGTGCTGGCGCATGTGGTGCGTATCGAACATGACCCTTACCTGGGCAAGGTGGCCTTGTTTCGCGTGCATCAAGGCACTGTTACTCGCGACACTCGGCTATTTGCCGGGGACGCCCGCAAGCCGTTTCGAGTGGGCACGCTATTGCGCTTTCAGGGGCGTCGCCCTCAAGAGGTGGAGCGTTGTGGGCCCGGCGAACTCTGCGCCTTGACCAAGGTGGAGGAAGCTACGCTGGATAGCGTGCTGCATGATTCCCACGATGAAGACCATATCCGCTTGCGTCCGGTGGCTCTGCCGGCACCAGTATTTGGCCTGGCGATTCAGACCACCCGCCATGGCGATGAGCAGCGCCTCTCCGAAGCTCTGGCCAAACTGGTGGAGGAAGATCCGGGGCTTGAGGTCGCGCGGGATGGCGTGACGCAGGAAACGGTGCTGCGGGGGCTCGGCGAGCTGCACCTGAATACAGCCCTGGAGCGACTCGGCCAGCGTTTCAGGATAGAGGTGACGACCAGCATACCTTCCATTGCTTACCGCGAGACCATCGCCGCGCCTGCAGAAGGACACTGCCGGCACAAGAAGCAGACCGGTGGCGCTGGCCAGTTCGGCGAAGTGTTCCTGAAGGTGGAGCCCCTGTCCCGAGGGGCTGGCTTCGAGTTCAGCGATACCATCCGCGGCGGGGCTATTCCGTCATCGTTGTTGCCGGCGGTGGAGAAAGGCGTGCGTCAGGCCATGTCCAGCGGTGCCCTGGCAGGCTATCCGCTGCAGGACGTACGCGTCACGGTGCTCGATGGTAAGACGCATCCGGTGGACTCCAAGGAAATCGCCTTTGTGATTGCGGGTCGCAAGGCTTTTCTGGATGCCGTGGGCAAGGCCAGCCCTCTGGTGCTGGAGCCTTTGGCAGAACTCGCCGTGGATGCTCCCGGTGGCGCCATGGGCGATCTCACCGCTGATCTCACAACAAGCCGCGGGCGTATTCTCGACACCCGTAGCCTGGGGGACCAGGTCAGCTTCCAGGCTTTGGTACCGCTCGCCGAGGTGCTCGATTATCCGAGCCGCCTCAATGCCATGACCGGCGGAGCCGGCACCTACAGCCTGCGGTTCAGCCACTATGAGCCGGTACCGGAGAGCGTGCAGAGGCGATTGATCAAGGCGTATCGTTCACCTGATGACGAGCAGGATCATTAG